Within the Tursiops truncatus isolate mTurTru1 chromosome 19, mTurTru1.mat.Y, whole genome shotgun sequence genome, the region AAGCTACTGCATGGACTTTTCTGCTCACACGGAGTGAGGTGGAGCTACAGGAAGGCTCCAAGCATGGGAGGGATGTAACCTGACTCAGGTATTCATAGGTTCCCATCTGCTGCCTGTGGGGGACAGAtactggggaggaggggccgtGGAGACATGGTGAAGGCTGCTGGGATGGTCCAGGGGGGACAGTGGTGCACAGGACGAGGGTGAGAGCAGTGGAGGCGGGGAGAAGTGGGCAAGATACTGGATCTGTTTTGAAGGTCCAGTTCACCAATTTAGATATGGAGTACACTATAAAGAGTAGAGTCAAGGTTATGACTCCAAGGCTTTGGCCTGAtcaatttttagtattttattaaggTCAACAAATGCCCCCTGAATACCCAGCCTTGGGCTACGCAGGACTATGGAGGAAACAGATTAAGGGTAGGCTCTGCCCTGGAGAAACAGGTTCTGGCCCTTTTCTTCCCTGAGGCTCTACTCCCAGTTCACTCCCACTCCCAGTAGAACTACAGAAACTACAGGAGACCAGAAAAGAGTCCGGAAGAGAGTAAACCTGGAACAATAATTTTAACAACAGCTACAAAAACAAGAGcagtaataacaatagtaataggTTAAGTGGTAAAAAGCACGGACTTTGGAATCAGATCTGAATTTGGAGTCCTGGCACCACCATGCATTCACTCTGTGATTCATCCTCTCTGCATCACAGTTTTCTCTTCCATAAAATAGAGATAAGATACTTAGCCCAGTAGCACACACGAAATGCTCAATATATGTTAGTCATTTTTAATAGAGTACCCCGTAGATGTCTGCTAAGCACTAATCCTCACAAACAACTGTAAAATGTAGGCGTTATTACCCTCATTACACAGATGTGAAGAAATTTGGCAGGAACACAATGGTGGTGAATGGTGGAGTCAAATCCTAACCTTTGCCTGCAGACAAGATTGCACTCCTAGGGTGCAATCTCTTAATCACCATAATATATTGCACCTGCTCCCTCTCTCCAAGGCTCAGGGGGGCAGAGGGGTGAAGGTCCAACGGACTAACTcggtttggtgtgtgtgtgtgtgtagctgggATTCCTGGGTCCCTGACGGAATTCCAACTCTAAGTAGGAAAGGACGGAAAGAGTTTCTGGACTTGGAGAGGAGTTGGGAGAACAACACTTGGTCAAAGTTGCTTTAAAAGCAGAGGGCATTTGAGGGAGGCTGAGGAAAAGGAAGCCGAAGTTGCTTCTATGTCGCAGCAGTAGCGACATCGCTGGTCTGTCGCGACAGCCGGGATTCAGAACGCCCGCTGGGGGTTTCCAGTGTCCTGATTGCTTACCCGAAGGGCGGTGCTCTACTGCTCGGCTCTGGAGGCGAGCCCGGGGGCGGGTTCTGCCTCCTTCTGCACCAATTGAAATGACGAAGGCCCTTAGCAAGAAGAGGCTGATTGGTCAGTTACGGGGGGTGGGGGCGCACGCCACTCCTGGGGCGGAGCTTCCCACCGACCGGCAGGGGGAGCGCGCGCCGGGCGAAGGGGCTACAGTTTTATGGAGGGGGCGGAGGCGGAGGAGCGGGAGTGGGCCGCGGTGGCCCGGGACCTGCTGGCGCTGGGGTAAGGGGAGCGGGCTGTGGCTGGGGGTGCAGGAAGGGGCAGGTTTGCCCTCAGAAATTCCTActaacctcccccaccccctcccgctGCCTCGGCCGCGCCGCAGGTATGAGGGTTTTTCGGGGGCGGCGTCGCTGGGAACCTCGTGCCCAGACTTCAGGGCTCTGTGCGCGCGGCTGGCGGTGGAGCTGGCGACTCTGGGTGCCCTGGAGCGGCAGCGAGAGGAGGGCACGGAGGCGCTGAGCGCCGGCGACGGTACGCAGGGAGCGGGAGGCTGGGAATGTCGGAGCCATGGGTGGCGCCGCCACGCCCTGACATCTCCCGCCTCCCGCAGGTTCTGTTCCCGAGGAGGAATTCCTGCGACAGTTGGCCGGCCTGTTGTGGGAGTTGCACTGCCCAGACCGCAAGCTCTGCGGCGGGAACTGCGGGGCCTCGCTGCGGGAGCCCGGCGTGCGCCTGCGCCTGCTGCGTGAGCGGGGGGCTGGCCGGGATGCGGAAGTGGGCGAGGCTACAGCCTCGAGGGGGGCGGGCTCTGCGCGTTGAGGGGGAGCCGGGATCCCGAAGGGGCGTGGTCAGAATTTTGAGACCAGCAAGAGGGCCGGACGGAGGTGGGTGGGGTCCGAACCCTGGGCTAGGCTAAGAGCTCTGCGATGGGCGGGGTTAGTATTTTGATGGTGGGTTTTGAAGCTCACGTGGGTTGGGTTAGACGGAGCGGGACAGGAGGTTCCGAAGTGGGCAGGGTTTGAAAATCTGCAGAGGGAGCTGGGTCTCGAAGTGAGTGGGGCTTATTCTGGAGGTAGAAGCAGGATTCTAGGTGGGCGGAACTAGGAGGCGGGAGGTTTTGAAGCCGCTTGAACTTTTTGACCCCGGTAGGTGGGGTGGCAGCCCTCCTTGATTGCACTGCTCCTTTCCCCTACTTTTAGGCTTTCTCTGCTCGGAGGTCCAGGCTGCTCGCCTCCTCCGCCTGCAGTCCCGTCTGGATCCCAGCCCTGAGCAGTCCGGTgtggagggagcagaggagggatcTGGCTTGGTCCAGGAAATGGTCCTTACTCTCCAAGCGCTGGGGCTGCCTAGACCCATGCCGGGGACCCCAGCCAGCCAGCTGCTTCGAGACTTGCATGCCAAGGTAGAGGGCTGGAGCCCCCTCCGCACCCGGCTCACCTCACTCTCCTCGTAGGGGGGACAGCCCCCTCTTCAAAAGTGGCTCTGGGAGGAGTGCACAGCCACGGATGTTTCCTAGAACTGTGACTGCCATTCTTGGTTCTGTGGTCGGGGTCCTCCGGGTCGTGGGGAACTGGGGTCCACGGAGGAGTCTATCCGATTTCTGCCCAGTCAACCCCAGCCTCCTTCTTCTCTCATCAGATCGCAGAGCTGCTGCCTTCCCTGCCCGCAGGGTCCCTAAAGCCTCTCCTCAGCTACCCGCTGGATGCACCTAGATGGGTAAGGCCGTGTATGGCTGTATGTATGTGAACAGAGATGGGAGTGAGGGGGGCCCCTGGCATGACTGAGACCTTTTCCCCCAGGAAGCATTGGAGTCTCTGCACCAAAGCCTGCGAGATCAGTACTGCTGCCGCCGCTGCCTCCTCCTCAAGCGCCTGGACCTCACAACATCTGCTTTCCACTGGAGTGATCGGGCAGAGGTGTGGGCAGAAGACCAAGGCAGGAGCAGTTGTGAAGGCTGCAGCTGCAGGGAGGAGACATGAGGGCCAGGGACATTTTAGAATCTTGTGAGGTTTGGGGGTCTTGCTGGTTCTGAGGCCCAGGACATTTTAGAATCTTGTGAGGTTTGGGGGTCTGGAatctcagggaattccctggtctgATCTGGGAGTGTATTTAGAGCAATACTCCTTACTAAAAGATGTGGGAagtgcacaacattgtaaatcaactatacttcgataaagcAACCAAACAAgaaacataatgaaatattaaaaaagaaaaaaagatgtgggaAGTGAGGCCCCGAGACAGGAAGAGATGCTTTCAAGATTACAGATCCCATCTGGGGAGGTCTCGTGGGCACGTTCTCCATGTCTACCCCTACTCACTAGGCCCAAGGAGAGGCCATGAAGGCAGTGCTGATCCCAATTCGAGAGGCTCTGACCCCAGAATCGGATGTCTCCATTGCACACGTCCTGGCTGCTCGAGCTGACCTGTCACGCCTTGTCCCAGCCACCAGCAAGACTGCCCGCCGAGGGACCTGCTGTGCTATCCACAAGGTGAACacctggggatggggaagggcccCAGCATCCTTGGCCTTCAAACTGGCCTTTTAGCCTTTGCTTGTACAAACCTTGTCCTCTTCTGCCTGGGCTCCTGCTCTCGCCTTCTCCTTGGGTTCCTGGCCTCTGGACTCACGACCTCTAATCTGCCCCCTCCACATGGCAGTTAGAAGGATGTTTCTAACTCAAACATCTGACCATGTCCCTCCCTAGCTCAAAACACTTctatggctccccagtgccttcAGAACAAAGTCTACCTATTTACTgaggccctgcccacctctcctgcTTTGGCTTAGAATCCTCTCCCACCACTCACCCTGTCCGCTGCATTgggttttaaccatttttaaagcaaagctACCCTCTGTTCAAATGATTACGTATTTAGCCTGCATTGGGAGTaaggagtgttaaccactggaccaccaaggaagtcccagcaTCTGCCCTTCCTTTTTCAACCTCATGCTGTTCTCTTGGCTCTCTAGCCCCCTTGTCcaagatatttttcttctctgcaacTCAAGTCTAATCACCTCTCAGGTGCTTATGGGCAGCGTTCCAGACCGGGGGGGCCGCCCAAATGAGCTGGAGGCTCCCATGCCCAGCTGGCAGAGCAGAAGAGAGGACAGAGGCGGGCGGAAGGCAGGCCGCCAGTGCTGGGGCCgcaagaagaagaagtaaaggggGACTGGTGGTTGGAGGAGGGGTCCTTCATGAGGTGCTGACATTGATAATCTCTGAGGAGTCACTGTGAGGGTTTCTCTTGGCACCTGGCACCCCAGCCCCATATCCCCTGTTCCTCAGGTCCCAAATGTCCTCCCCACATCTACCATTCAACACCAAGGACCATGTTCTCTGGaaaataaattcaattaattaatttttaaaaatttatttatttatttttgtctgtgttaggtctccgttgctgcgcgtggccttctcactgcggtggcttctcttattgcagagcatgggctctaggtgcatgggcttcagtagttgtggcactcgggcccagtagttgtggctcgtgggctctagagtgcaggctcagtagttgtggcacacaggcttagttgctcccgcggcctgtgggatcttcccagaccagggatcgaacctgtgtcccctgcattggcaggcggattcttaaccaatgcgccaccagggaagtcctaaatttAATTTATGACAGCCCTAGGACCTATCTCTGTGGGGGCCAGGTCAGGGGTGCTCAGGTTTGAGGAAAGGTAGGGGGTCTCTGTCCCCTGGGTCTGAACAGGCCCCTgctgctctgacctttaaagcCCTTTGCTCTTCAGCAACATCTTTCCCTCCCAGTGGGCATGGGGGAGGAGACATGCAGGCATCGGGCAAACATCTGTCAGGTGCCCACCATGTGCCAGCCATGTGCTAGGCATTGGGGTTACAGATAATAATAACCGCTGGTCTCCCGGAGCTGACCTTTCTGGTGAGGAAGGGCAGACGAGAAAGTTTAGTTTGTCAGATGGGGAAAGGGCTttggagagaaataaagcaagaagGCAGGATTGGGACCATGGCGGGATTGCAACTTTATGCATGATCAGgggaggcctctctgagaaggtgggTACTTGAGCTAAGTCCCAAAGAGGGAGCCATGTGGACCTCTGGGGAAGAGCCTTCCCTTCCTGACAGAGGGAGTgtccagtgcaaaggccctgaggtaggagtaTTTTGGGGCATGATCAGGGACCATCGGAGGCCAGTGTAGCTGAAGCAGGATGAGTGAGGGGGtgagtggtgagaggggaggtgggagaggtgaTGGGGGCAGACCATGAGGGGTGGGCCACAGTGAGAACGCTGGCTTTTCCCCTGAGTGAGATGAAGCCATGGGAGGgctctgagcagaggagggatgtGATTGGACTCAGGTGTTCACAGGCTACCTCCCTGTTCCACCCTTTCTCTGGCCTTCTCTCCCATCTCTGGAACTCCAGAGTTCGGAACTTTACCCACCCTGTACCATCCCCCTCCTGACCCATGCTGACATCAGTGTAGCATATTGGTCAGTAGCTTCCATTTTAGAGGCAGGCAAACCTGGTGTGAGTCCTGTCTCCAGCACTTAGGAGTTCTGCCACCTTGGGTGAGCAGTTTAACTtcactgagcctgtttcctcatctgtaaaatggagagttAAGGAGGTGGCGAGATGATGCCTAGGTTTAAATGTATCCAACACAGAGCTGCACAGATATTAAATGCAAGAAAAGGGAGTACGATTAATAGCCACTCTGatgcaaaagaagaaagtaactTTCTTTCAGAGTAAGAGATGACGGATGCTTCAACAAAGGCAGTGTGGATGGGAAGGAGGCGATGCCTTTGGGGGGTTCTGCTGGAGGCCTGGAGGCCGAATAATAGGACTCGAGACTGACTCtggtggagggagtggggagagagcagACCAAGGCAACGTCTAGGAACTCAGCTTGGAGGACTGGGTGGGTGATGGGGCCGTCGCTGGCAGAGGGACCTGGAAGGAGGAAGACACTGGGTGATGTGGGAAGTGTACGATGTCCAGGAGACGGTTCACTGCAGGGGGAGAGCCTCACCCGGACTTGTTAAAGTGGATGGATGAATGTCCCCTCTGGATTCAATCTGAGAGTCCCCACTTTTGAATCGTGGCATTTATTCCACCATTAGTGTCTGATATATTTGGCCTCATTCTAGCCATCTTatagttgtctttctttttttcttcctaaactcccttttcttttctactagtggctaccccttcccctccccacaacATACCGTAATTCCTATTTTTCtatcaacattaaaaattaacCACTATCTATGCCCTCCTACCCAAGCAATTGAGGACTTTTGCATATTTTAACTTTCCTATGCTTCCCCAAATCTGTCTGGGCTCCCCCAGGCAAATAGGCTGGTCTCCCTGTATCCAGTTGTGGGTAGGGGCAGCTCCTCCTCACCGTCTCTGGTTCCCAGGAGGGATGTGAGGGTTCTGTCTGGGTCCAGGCATGGCAAACGTGCCACCGAGTCTCAGGTTCCAGGGATAGCGTGTAGGAGAGATTGTCCTCGGAGCCTGTTTGTGGGGTTGTGGACGGGAGGGATGTGGGTGCGGTAGGAAAGACCTCAGGACCTTGGAGTTAATCCCCATCCATCCACCAGGCCCCCTTCCCAGGACTGCTACACCCTGGGTCTTACCACAGCCGGCATGGGGAACTGGTGTGGGTGGGACAGGGGCTTCTGGGGGGCTCACGTCGCCCTTGGCCCCTGGCCTCTTCTTACACTCCACCTTCACTTGGTCTCTGCAGTGTTTGTGGCAACACAGCCCACAGTCTGGGGGAAATTCAGAGGTTAGTGCCAGAGGCCCAGTCTGTGTCCTCTATTCTTCCAGCCCGCGGGTCCTGGATTCCCTCCCCCTACCCATGCCCCGCTCACCCCGACAGCGGTAGCCTTGCTTGGTGACACCCCAAAGCTG harbors:
- the FAM98C gene encoding protein FAM98C isoform X1, which produces MEGAEAEEREWAAVARDLLALGYEGFSGAASLGTSCPDFRALCARLAVELATLGALERQREEGTEALSAGDGSVPEEEFLRQLAGLLWELHCPDRKLCGGNCGASLREPGVRLRLLRFLCSEVQAARLLRLQSRLDPSPEQSGVEGAEEGSGLVQEMVLTLQALGLPRPMPGTPASQLLRDLHAKIAELLPSLPAGSLKPLLSYPLDAPRWEALESLHQSLRDQYCCRRCLLLKRLDLTTSAFHWSDRAEAQGEAMKAVLIPIREALTPESDVSIAHVLAARADLSRLVPATSKTARRGTCCAIHKVLMGSVPDRGGRPNELEAPMPSWQSRREDRGGRKAGRQCWGRKKKK
- the FAM98C gene encoding protein FAM98C isoform X2; its protein translation is MEGAEAEEREWAAVARDLLALGYEGFSGAASLGTSCPDFRALCARLAVELATLGALERQREEGTEALSAGDGFLCSEVQAARLLRLQSRLDPSPEQSGVEGAEEGSGLVQEMVLTLQALGLPRPMPGTPASQLLRDLHAKIAELLPSLPAGSLKPLLSYPLDAPRWEALESLHQSLRDQYCCRRCLLLKRLDLTTSAFHWSDRAEAQGEAMKAVLIPIREALTPESDVSIAHVLAARADLSRLVPATSKTARRGTCCAIHKVLMGSVPDRGGRPNELEAPMPSWQSRREDRGGRKAGRQCWGRKKKK